A single region of the Triticum dicoccoides isolate Atlit2015 ecotype Zavitan chromosome 2B, WEW_v2.0, whole genome shotgun sequence genome encodes:
- the LOC119360518 gene encoding SNF2 domain-containing protein CLASSY 2-like, producing MAEDTLKGGPKGRRSHPISETPFEAFYDGSWHEVNCIRVRNGGLFVKFYSGSTVEHNVDGDHLRLRSRRATYFDCSHVLKPGVDICVQSSHPLQGNPTGEMKFSMLLCHDARLITIKRNHIEDQCLCLFVVMLRKNLCPDNTENRKVISDRKEQVVTLKNIFLLQKLQPEELHEGSIQWSCAEDCLSHNRSKLLSARFSQEIAHLIVLSILNGMEFTIKLVEGNIIYRIIKGGRASCNLDSMSTPPGFGNNMEIISFQLRNEALRPIIRNIPVTHPKKHNLTEDMRFTMKAELDGQLEDRRFTVKTELDGLLDVFSYEEVDLRRSKRRKTQAERFTSYETPNFGRDRWKRCDAPSTKHGNSQRASRRDSPVAVESTYGEVPVNITRKQTSATAFVVKENPNSAEGKHKSTARITPVKGKPSSVEVKEESTVEERSPGPHVPRTPAKSKERNLRPLLSLRRKSFTSSRSLNGNSEPAFGRKRKERMCEREYKKMINQCIGNIQSEMERDFEFNLGVPMMNYGQGFYGEVNFTWPASADNDSQEEKDGLEEFWKEMDHSLTTLALEKNQANCNGYNKERPGCRNIDHDDLVLDPSLLAILGPEFSELKGSGNLWSLIPDLEPKLLPHQRNAFEFIWKNLAGSLQLEEMDNPTASTGGCVVAHTPGSGKTLLLISFLVSYLKVHPRSRPLVLTPKSAIHTWMREFEKWGISLPLHVLHQADKRGKPMGPIDPRLQAILSNFRRPNWKNICLVDRMDKLCKWHEHPSVLLMTYSSFLRLAKEDSRMPQRAFMVQVLINNPGLLILDEGHNPRSNKSKLRRVLMKVKTEFRILMSGTVFQNNFEEYFNTLSLARPRFVDDVMTVLVPERKKETRGRRAKHREAVARRIFVDRVGQMIESSDNWDRQGGISLLNKLTCGFIDSFEGSKLRSLPGIHVYTLFMKPTEIQEDILSRISMATSCGGRYLLEVELLITIASIHPWLIKTTKSSSTYFTPEELHKVDKYKRDFVVGCKAKFLIDLLHKSSYRGERVLIFCHNVSPISFLVELIENVFGWRLGEEVLVLQGDQELPVRSDVMDKFNTDSQGKRKVLIASTTACAEGISLTGASRLVMLDSEWNHSKTRQAIARAFRPGQERTVYVYLLVASGTWEEDKYSRNRRKAWMAKMVFHGRYFDDPLRKAVTDFNDDILKELADEDKTKTFHMIVKQD from the exons ATGGCTGAAGATACGCTCAAGGGAGGACCTAAAGGTCGCCGTAGCCATCCCATCAGTGAAACTC CATTTGAGGCATTTTATGATGGCTCGTGGCATGAAGTTAATTGTATAAGGGTCAGGAATGGCGGTCTATTCGTTAAATTCTACTCTGGTTCCACAGTCGAGCATAACGTTGATGGGGATCATCTGCGCCTACGCTCCAGAAGGGCTACGTACTTTGACTGCTCGCATGTTCTCAAGCCGGGTGTTGATATCTGTGTACAATCATCTCATCCACTGCAAGGAAATCCAACTGGGGAAATGAAATTTTCG ATGTTACTGTGTCATGATGCAAGGCTCATCACAATCAAGAGAAATCATATTGAAGATCAGTGTCTCTGCCTGTTTGTTGTTATGCTCCGCAAGAACCTATGTCCTGAcaatacagaaaatagaaaagtgatatctgatagaaaaGAACAGGTGGTGACCCTAAAGAATATCTTCCTCTTGCAAAAGCTCCAACCTGAGGAGCTCCATGAGGGAAGCATACAATGGAGTTGTGCAGAGGACTGCCTGTCTCACAATAGAAGCAAGCTGTTAAGTGCAAGATTCTCCCAAGAAATTGCACATCTCatagttttgtctatcctgaatggAATGGAGTTCACCATCAAGTTGGTAGAAGGCAATATCATCTATAGAATCATCAAAGGAGGCCGAGCGAGTTGCAATCTTGATTCCATGAGCACACCTCCAGGCTTTGGCAACAACATGGAGATAATTTCATTCCAACTGCGCAATGAGGCTTTACGCCCAATTATCAGGAATATCCCTGTCACTCATCCAAAGAAGCACAATCTCACAGAAGACATGAGATTCACTATGAAGGCTGAATTGGATGGTCAATTGGAAGACAGGAGATTTACGGTCAAGACTGAGTTGGATGGTCTATTGGATGTTTTCTCGTATGAAGAAGTGGATTTGAGGCGCTCAAAGCGTCGGAAAACTCAAGCAGAGCGCTTTACTAGCTATGAAACGCCTAATTTCGGTCGTGACAGGTGGAAGAGATGTGATGCGCCTTCCACCAAGCATGGCAATTCACAAAGAGCTTCACGTCGAGATTCACCAGTTGCAGTAGAATCAACCTATGGAGAGGTCCCAGTGAATATCACACGGAAACAAACAAGTGCAACCGCTTTCGTGGTCAAGGAAAACCCAAACTCCGCAGAAGGGAAGCATAAGAGCACAGCAAGGATAACTCCTGTCAAGGGAAAACCCAGCTCTGTGGAGGTTAAGGAGGAGAGCACAGTTGAAGAAAGATCTCCGGGTCCTCATGTTCCACGGACACCTGCAAAGAGTAAGGAGAGGAATCTTCGCCCCCTTTTATCTCTTCGACGGAAGTCATTTACTTCATCCCGCAGCCTAAATGGCAATTCTGAGCCAGCATTTGGTCGGAAAAGGAAGGAACGCATGTGCGAAAGAGAATACAAGAAAATGATAAACCAATGCATAGGAAACATCCAGAGTGAAATGGAGAGGGACTTTGAGTTCAATCTAGGTGTTCCGATGATGAATTACGGTCAAGGTTTTTATGGAGAAGTGAATTTTACATGGCCAGCTTCTGCTGATAATGACAGTCAAGAAGAGAAAGATGGTCTTGAGGaattttggaaagaaatggatcacTCATTGACCACACTAGCGCTTGAGAAAAATCAG GCCAATTGTAATGGCTATAACAAGGAGAGACCTGGATGCCGCAATATTGATCATGATGATCTTGTACTTGATCCTTCTCTTCTTGCAATCTTGGGACCAGAGTTTTCAGAACTGAAGGGCTCCGGGAACCTGTGGAGTTTAATACCCGATCTTGAGCCTAAACTACTTCCTCACCAAAGGAATGCATTTGAATTCATTTGGAAAAACTTGGCGGGATCGCTGCAACTCGAGGAAATGGATAATCCAACAGCCAGTACTGGTGGCTGTGTGGTTGCACATACTCCTGGATCAGGGAAAACTCTGCTGCTGATCTCATTTCTTGTCAGTTACTTGAAAGTTCACCCGAGAAGCCGGCCATTGGTGCTTACTCCAAAATCTGCTATCCATACATGGATGAGGGAATTTGAGAAATGGGGCATTTCACTTCCTCTGCATGTGCTTCACCAGGCTGACAAAAGAGGCAAGCCAATGGGGCCTATTGATCCTAGGCTGCAGGCAATTTTAAGCAATTTTCGCCGACCCAACTGGAAAAATATTTGCCTTGTGGATCGTATGGACAAGTTATGCAAGTGGCATGAGCATCCAAGTGTTCTTTTGATGACATACTCATCTTTCTTACGGCTGGCGAAAGAAGACTCAAGAATGCCGCAGCGAGCATTCATGGTGCAAGTCCTGATCAACAACCCTGGGCTGTTGATCCTTGATGAGGGGCACAACCCGAGGAGCAACAAATCCAAGTTGAGGAGGGTGCTGATGAAGGTGAAGACTGAGTTTAGAATCCTCATGTCTGGTACGGTCTTCCAGAATAACTTTGAAGAGTATTTCAACACCCTATCTCTGGCCAGACCTCGGTTTGTGGACGATGTTATGACCGTGCTTGTCCCAGAAAGGAAGAAGGAAACGAGGGGCAGGAGAGCTAAACATAGAGAAGCAGTGGCAAGGCGCATCTTTGTGGACAGAGTTGGGCAAATGATTGAGTCCAGCGACAACTGGGACCGGCAAGGTGGTATCAGTTTGTTAAACAAGCTTACATGTGGGTTCATCGATTCATTCGAAGGGTCAAAGCTAAGGAGCCTTCCAGGGATACATGTATATACACTTTTCATGAAACCCACTGAAATCCAGGAGGATATACTTTCAAGAATATCGATGGCCACGTCATGCGGTGGCCGTTACCTTCTCGAGGTTGAGCTGCTCATCACGATTGCGTCTATCCATCCATGGCTCATAAAAACCACCAAATCTTCTAGCACTTACTTCACTCCAGAAGAATTGCATAAAGTTGACAAGTACAAGAGGGACTTTGTTGTCGGTTGCAAGGCGAAGTTTCTCATCGATCTGCTGCACAAGTCGTCGTACAGGGGGGAAAGGGTGCTGATATTCTGCCACAACGTGTCGCCAATAAGCTTTCTTGTGGAGTTGatcgagaatgtgttcggatggcgcCTCGGGGAGGAAGTCCTGGTGCTCCAAGGTGATCAGGAGCTGCCTGTCCGCTCCGACGTCATGGACAAATTCAATACTGACAGTCAAGGTAAGAGGAAGGTGCTCATTGCTTCGACGACGGCCTGCGCCGAGGGAATCAGCTTGACAGGCGCATCGAGGTTGGTCATGCTGGATTCAGAATGGAACCACTCCAAGACCAGGCAGGCGATCGCGCGGGCGTTCAGGCCCGGCCAGGAGAGGACCGTGTATGTCTACCTTCTGGTGGCATCTGGTACATGGGAGGAGGACAAGTACAGCCGCAACAGGAGGAAGGCTTGGATGGCGAAGATGGTCTTCCACGGACGCTATTTTGATGATCCGCTACGGAAAGCGGTGACTGATTTTAATGATGACATTCtcaaggagcttgctgatgaagacaagACCAAAACCTTCCATATGATAGTTAAGCAGGACTGA